From one Flavobacteriales bacterium genomic stretch:
- a CDS encoding winged helix-turn-helix transcriptional regulator, which translates to MTAIIATESLHERVGPEKLVRASELLKASAHPQRLDILDALSQRARLCNRELEGILGIEQAILSQHLTLMRDKGLLTCEKEGKYSYWSLKRTEFMNIVSCLENCCEQL; encoded by the coding sequence ATGACCGCGATCATCGCCACCGAGAGCCTGCACGAGCGGGTCGGACCTGAGAAGCTTGTTCGCGCCAGCGAATTGCTCAAGGCGTCGGCCCATCCGCAACGGCTCGACATCCTCGATGCCCTTAGCCAGCGCGCCCGGCTGTGCAACCGGGAGCTTGAGGGGATCCTCGGCATTGAGCAAGCCATCCTCAGCCAGCACCTCACCCTGATGCGCGACAAAGGCCTGCTCACCTGTGAGAAGGAAGGCAAGTACAGTTACTGGAGCCTGAAGCGCACCGAGTTCATGAATATCGTTTCGTGCCTGGAGAACTGCTGCGAGCAACTATGA